One genomic segment of Arcobacter porcinus includes these proteins:
- a CDS encoding IS256 family transposase, protein MKIEIDVEQFAKDIKAGKSIGGANGALGSLIKQLTEAALAAEIDSHLAQDLSNNRKNGYSSKTMKSDHGTFELDVPRDRNGNFEPEIVKKNQTTMTSEIEDKILSLFALGNSYSQIAKHIEDFYCVGFSKATISAVTDKIIPMLNDWKTRPLESVYPFVFLDAIHYKVKEDGKYIAKAFYTVLGVRVDGKKEVLGLYLNESEGAKFWLQVLTDLQNRGVKDILIASVDGLKGFPEAINSVFPNTEVQLCIVHQIRNSIKYVGSINQKQFAQELKSVYQAFTKDEALYELDKLEEKWGKKYPIVFQSWRNKWENLTVYFQYPEDIRRVIYTTNIIESVHRQFRTLTKTKGAFPNDDSLLKLLFMGIKNAQEKWTMPIRNWSLTLSQLAIHFEGRLDDSLNL, encoded by the coding sequence ATGAAAATAGAAATAGATGTAGAGCAATTTGCTAAAGATATAAAAGCTGGTAAAAGTATCGGTGGAGCAAATGGTGCTCTAGGCTCTTTAATCAAACAATTAACAGAAGCTGCACTTGCAGCTGAGATAGATTCACATCTTGCTCAAGATTTGAGTAATAATAGAAAAAATGGATATAGCTCAAAGACTATGAAAAGTGATCATGGAACATTCGAACTAGATGTTCCAAGAGATAGAAATGGTAACTTTGAACCAGAAATTGTAAAGAAAAATCAAACAACCATGACAAGTGAAATTGAAGATAAAATATTATCTTTGTTTGCACTAGGTAATAGCTATTCACAAATAGCAAAACATATAGAGGATTTTTATTGTGTAGGCTTCTCAAAAGCTACAATAAGTGCTGTAACAGATAAAATAATACCAATGCTTAATGATTGGAAAACAAGACCTCTAGAATCAGTATATCCATTTGTGTTTCTTGATGCAATTCATTATAAAGTAAAAGAAGATGGGAAATATATCGCTAAAGCTTTTTATACAGTTTTAGGAGTTAGAGTTGATGGTAAAAAAGAGGTATTAGGACTTTACTTGAATGAAAGTGAAGGAGCAAAGTTCTGGTTACAAGTTTTAACTGATTTACAAAATAGAGGTGTTAAAGATATTCTTATTGCTTCTGTTGATGGTTTAAAAGGATTTCCAGAAGCTATAAATTCTGTATTTCCAAATACCGAAGTACAACTTTGTATAGTTCATCAAATTAGGAATTCAATTAAATATGTTGGATCTATAAACCAAAAACAATTTGCACAAGAGTTAAAATCTGTATATCAAGCTTTTACAAAAGATGAAGCATTATATGAACTTGATAAACTTGAAGAAAAATGGGGTAAAAAATACCCTATAGTATTTCAATCCTGGAGAAATAAATGGGAAAATTTAACAGTTTATTTCCAATATCCTGAAGATATAAGAAGAGTAATTTATACTACAAATATTATTGAATCAGTACATAGACAATTTAGAACTTTAACTAAGACTAAGGGGGCTTTTCCAAATGATGATAGCTTACTAAAACTACTATTTATGGGTATAAAAAATGCTCAAGAAAAATGGACAATGCCAATTAGAAATTGGAGTTTAACTTTGTCTCAACTAGCCATCCACTTTGAAGGACGGCTTGATGATAGTTTAAATTTATGA
- the argC gene encoding N-acetyl-gamma-glutamyl-phosphate reductase gives MILYLRQKMKFKIFVDGQHGTTGLKIHDMLKDREELELLTIDEKDKKDIDKRKELLNSADLVFLCLPDVASKESVSLITNENVKVIDASTAFRTNPSWVYGIPELTSKQRDKIKNSKRVCVPGCHASGLIVAMKPLFKNKILGKGFKLICHSITGYSGGGTSMINDYENGNFDTIGGQRPYALSLNHKHLPEMKYVLKTDKAPIFTPSVGNFKQGMLVISYIEKSKMKKQLSRKELLNIYKRYYNNELFIRTIEDNDNYLENGLLNPMSCNNTNSLEISVYDNKTDLVVISRLDNLGKGASGAAVQCMNIMLGLEEKKGLEIKI, from the coding sequence ATTATATTATATTTAAGGCAAAAAATGAAATTCAAAATATTTGTGGATGGGCAACATGGAACAACAGGTTTAAAAATCCATGATATGTTAAAAGATAGAGAAGAGTTGGAACTTCTTACAATAGATGAAAAAGATAAAAAAGATATAGATAAAAGGAAAGAGCTTTTAAATAGTGCTGATTTAGTATTTTTATGTCTTCCTGATGTTGCATCAAAAGAGTCTGTAAGTTTAATTACAAATGAAAATGTAAAAGTAATTGATGCAAGTACAGCTTTTAGAACCAATCCATCTTGGGTTTATGGAATACCTGAACTTACAAGTAAGCAAAGAGATAAAATAAAAAACTCAAAAAGAGTTTGTGTACCAGGTTGTCATGCAAGTGGTTTAATAGTAGCTATGAAACCTCTTTTTAAAAATAAAATATTAGGTAAAGGGTTTAAACTAATTTGTCACTCAATTACAGGTTATAGTGGTGGTGGAACTTCTATGATAAATGATTATGAAAATGGAAACTTTGATACAATTGGTGGTCAAAGACCTTATGCTTTAAGTTTAAATCATAAACATCTTCCAGAGATGAAATATGTTCTTAAAACAGATAAAGCTCCTATTTTTACTCCAAGTGTTGGAAATTTTAAACAAGGAATGCTAGTAATTTCTTATATTGAAAAATCAAAAATGAAAAAACAATTAAGCCGTAAAGAATTACTTAATATCTATAAAAGATATTACAACAATGAATTATTTATAAGAACTATTGAAGATAATGATAACTATTTAGAAAATGGTTTATTAAATCCAATGTCTTGTAATAATACAAACTCTTTAGAAATCTCAGTTTATGATAATAAAACTGATTTAGTAGTAATTTCAAGATTAGATAATCTTGGTAAAGGTGCAAGTGGTGCTGCTGTTCAATGTATGAATATTATGCTTGGACTTGAAGAGAAAAAAGGTTTAGAGATAAAAATCTAA
- a CDS encoding redoxin domain-containing protein → MSNKLKKIIKELLKYSIIFILVLNIVSYFKSQDLNNSSLDLNSFSLIDGSIYEAKSNKPLMIHFWATWCPICALEEQNIEKISKDFEVITIASQSGSNEEIKDYLEKNNLSFKVVNDEDGDLSNHFKVNAFPTTFIYDDKKNLKFSEVGYTSTFGLYLRMWWSK, encoded by the coding sequence ATGAGTAATAAATTAAAAAAAATTATAAAAGAGCTTCTAAAATACTCAATTATTTTTATTTTAGTATTGAATATAGTTAGTTATTTTAAATCTCAAGATTTAAATAATAGTAGTTTAGATTTAAATAGTTTTAGTTTAATTGATGGCTCAATTTATGAAGCTAAATCCAATAAACCTCTTATGATACATTTTTGGGCAACTTGGTGCCCTATTTGTGCTCTTGAGGAACAAAATATTGAAAAAATCTCTAAAGATTTTGAAGTTATTACAATAGCAAGTCAATCAGGAAGTAATGAAGAGATTAAAGATTATTTAGAAAAAAACAATCTCTCTTTTAAAGTTGTAAATGATGAAGATGGAGATTTATCAAATCATTTTAAAGTAAATGCTTTTCCAACAACTTTCATATATGATGATAAAAAAAATCTAAAATTTAGTGAAGTTGGATATACATCAACTTTTGGTCTATACTTAAGAATGTGGTGGAGTAAATAA
- a CDS encoding sulfite exporter TauE/SafE family protein, giving the protein MDINLIIFGLVTGFSSGFFGIGGGSILIPLLLLANYGMKEAVSISIMQMVFSSIYGSYLNFQKIKNFLRDGIILGIGSSFGGLTSGYFLPKVPDIYLQYLFIAVLLYTIYTLFKAPASTQIVAPRKSVITLIFIGYLVGIFAMSIGIGGSLILLPILVGFLKYDLKVATALGLFFVIFSSFGGFISTSLFGNMLFYEGLIIGVGSLIGVYFGIKIKEKTKSTSYKNFVLILNLLVLIVTIYKTFFD; this is encoded by the coding sequence ATGGATATTAATCTAATTATTTTTGGTTTAGTTACTGGTTTTTCATCTGGTTTTTTTGGAATTGGAGGGGGAAGTATTTTAATTCCCCTACTTCTTCTTGCAAATTATGGAATGAAGGAAGCTGTATCAATATCAATTATGCAAATGGTTTTTTCTTCAATTTATGGATCTTATTTAAACTTCCAAAAAATTAAAAACTTTTTAAGAGATGGTATTATTTTAGGAATTGGATCAAGTTTTGGTGGGCTTACTAGTGGTTATTTTCTACCAAAAGTTCCTGATATTTATCTTCAATATCTTTTTATAGCAGTTTTATTATATACAATTTATACACTTTTTAAAGCTCCAGCTTCAACACAAATTGTAGCTCCAAGAAAGAGTGTTATTACTTTAATCTTCATAGGTTATCTTGTAGGAATATTTGCTATGAGTATAGGAATTGGTGGCTCTTTAATCTTACTTCCTATTTTAGTTGGATTTTTAAAGTATGATTTAAAAGTAGCAACTGCACTTGGTCTATTTTTTGTAATATTCTCATCTTTTGGTGGTTTTATTTCTACATCTTTATTTGGGAATATGCTTTTTTATGAAGGTTTAATTATTGGAGTTGGTTCACTTATTGGAGTATATTTTGGTATAAAAATAAAAGAGAAAACGAAATCTACTTCTTATAAAAATTTTGTTTTAATTCTTAATCTTTTAGTTTTAATTGTAACTATTTACAAAACTTTCTTTGATTAG
- the cysE gene encoding serine O-acetyltransferase, whose translation MTSENNKELSLWKLIKEDFSVPKLNDPVLDSNFELFFNYPGVWAIINYRVANRLYKKGFKKIARAISGISTFLTKTDIHPACTIGRRVFIDHAIGVVIGATAIVEDDVLIYQGVTLGGVSLNKGKRHPTIKSNVVLGSGAKILGDITIGANSKIGANSVVVVDVPENSTAVGVPARIIKKDQRKDKLAHNELPDVSKEMFRYLINRISNLEHSIKKEPNCTLAEKNEALEKEYDDFLEALNTIKK comes from the coding sequence ATGACGAGTGAAAATAATAAAGAACTATCTTTATGGAAACTAATCAAAGAGGATTTTTCTGTACCAAAATTAAATGATCCTGTTCTTGATTCAAACTTTGAGCTATTTTTTAATTACCCAGGTGTTTGGGCAATTATAAATTATAGAGTTGCAAACAGACTTTATAAAAAAGGTTTTAAAAAAATTGCTCGTGCAATCTCTGGAATATCAACTTTTTTAACAAAAACAGATATTCATCCAGCTTGTACAATAGGAAGAAGAGTTTTTATAGATCACGCAATTGGAGTTGTAATTGGAGCAACTGCTATTGTTGAAGATGATGTATTAATTTATCAAGGCGTAACTTTGGGAGGAGTGAGTCTAAACAAAGGGAAAAGACATCCAACAATCAAATCAAATGTTGTTTTAGGAAGTGGAGCAAAAATTTTAGGTGATATTACTATTGGAGCAAACTCTAAAATTGGAGCAAACTCTGTTGTTGTAGTTGATGTTCCTGAAAATTCAACTGCTGTTGGAGTTCCTGCAAGAATTATTAAAAAAGATCAAAGAAAAGATAAATTAGCACACAATGAACTACCTGATGTTAGTAAAGAGATGTTTAGATATCTAATCAATAGAATTTCAAATCTTGAACACTCTATAAAAAAAGAGCCAAATTGTACTTTAGCTGAAAAAAATGAAGCTTTGGAAAAAGAATATGACGACTTTTTAGAAGCTTTAAATACTATTAAGAAGTAA
- the speA gene encoding biosynthetic arginine decarboxylase translates to MKSKYGIDIWGNDNFFVEDGLVKVNYKPYPSLISITKDIRKQGFKGPLLLRFPHITKKQIKTLFNAFQSSIKEYDYKGSFNAVFPLKVNQLPNFIHPLIAAGKKYNYGLEAGSKAELILAMTYNNMGSPITVNGFKDKEMIHLCFIAKSMGHDITVIIEGLNELEMIIEVFNETKLEAPNVGIRVRLHSGGSGVWAKSGGIDSKFGLTSTEILEAYELMKANKLEDLLTMIHFHIGSAMNTIKPLKKALRESGHIYAELKNLGAKNLSSINIGGGLSVEYSAYERTIFYSLNEFASDVVFTLKEIARQKGVEEPNIFTESGRFISAASTVLIAPVLELFSAEYELDHLKLKEVNPPLIQELYELFKDMTKKKAYEFMHDSIDHLESLLTLFDLGYIDLQDRSNAEILTHQIIKKATSLLEIEDYEELKRFDKNIQEKYLLNFSLFQSLPDYWGINQEFPIMPITHLDKKPTRRASLWDITCDSDGEIPFDMQKPLYLHDVNLNKEDYFLAFFNVGAYQDTLGMKHNLFSHPTEINIVFKDEEVILEKLLESQKIIDILDDIDYDTQEIQTILSRSLPFETYEIVKKYLNDNSYLKTIWSYYDE, encoded by the coding sequence ATGAAAAGTAAATATGGAATTGATATTTGGGGAAATGATAATTTCTTTGTTGAAGATGGTCTTGTAAAAGTAAATTACAAACCTTATCCTTCTTTAATCTCTATAACTAAAGATATTAGAAAACAAGGTTTTAAAGGTCCTTTACTTTTAAGATTCCCTCATATCACAAAGAAACAGATTAAAACTCTATTTAATGCATTTCAATCAAGTATTAAAGAGTATGATTATAAGGGAAGTTTCAATGCTGTTTTTCCTTTAAAAGTAAATCAACTACCAAACTTTATTCATCCATTAATAGCAGCTGGTAAAAAGTATAATTATGGTCTTGAAGCTGGAAGTAAAGCTGAACTAATTCTTGCTATGACTTACAACAATATGGGAAGCCCAATTACAGTAAATGGTTTTAAAGATAAAGAGATGATTCATCTTTGTTTTATTGCAAAAAGTATGGGACATGATATTACAGTTATTATAGAAGGTTTAAATGAACTTGAAATGATAATTGAAGTATTTAATGAAACAAAACTTGAAGCACCAAATGTAGGAATTAGAGTTAGACTTCATAGTGGAGGAAGTGGTGTTTGGGCAAAAAGTGGTGGAATTGACTCAAAATTTGGTCTTACATCAACTGAAATACTAGAAGCATATGAGCTAATGAAAGCTAATAAATTAGAAGATCTTCTTACTATGATTCATTTCCATATTGGTTCGGCTATGAATACAATTAAACCATTAAAAAAAGCACTTAGAGAATCTGGACATATTTATGCTGAACTTAAAAATTTAGGTGCAAAGAACCTAAGTTCTATAAATATTGGTGGTGGTTTAAGTGTAGAATATAGTGCTTATGAAAGAACAATTTTCTACTCATTAAATGAGTTTGCAAGTGATGTCGTTTTTACATTAAAAGAGATTGCAAGACAAAAAGGTGTTGAAGAACCAAATATTTTTACAGAATCTGGAAGATTTATAAGTGCTGCTTCAACTGTTTTAATAGCTCCTGTTTTAGAACTATTTTCAGCTGAATATGAGTTAGATCATCTAAAATTAAAAGAGGTAAATCCACCTTTAATTCAAGAACTTTATGAACTATTTAAAGATATGACAAAGAAAAAAGCTTATGAGTTTATGCACGATAGTATAGATCACCTTGAATCTCTTTTAACTCTTTTTGATTTAGGTTATATAGATTTACAAGATAGATCAAATGCTGAAATTTTAACTCATCAAATTATAAAAAAAGCTACTTCATTACTAGAAATTGAAGATTATGAAGAGTTAAAAAGATTTGATAAAAATATTCAAGAAAAATATCTTCTTAACTTCTCTTTATTCCAATCATTACCAGACTATTGGGGAATAAATCAAGAGTTTCCTATTATGCCAATAACTCATTTGGATAAGAAACCAACTAGAAGAGCATCTTTATGGGATATTACTTGTGATAGTGATGGAGAAATTCCTTTTGATATGCAAAAACCTTTATATTTACATGATGTAAATCTAAATAAAGAGGATTATTTTTTAGCATTCTTTAATGTTGGAGCTTATCAAGATACATTAGGAATGAAGCACAACCTTTTTTCTCATCCAACAGAGATAAATATTGTATTTAAAGATGAAGAGGTGATTTTAGAGAAACTACTTGAATCACAAAAGATTATAGATATTTTAGATGATATAGATTATGATACACAAGAGATACAAACAATTTTAAGTAGAAGTTTACCTTTTGAAACATATGAAATAGTAAAAAAATATTTAAATGACAATAGCTATTTAAAAACAATCTGGAGTTATTATGACGAGTGA
- the hisS gene encoding histidine--tRNA ligase: protein MTKTIQSLRGMKDIVNDESKLFTYFIENASKIAQKYGFSYIETPLLEETALFRRSVGESSDIVNKEMYQFIDKGQNDVCLRPEGTAGVVRHFVEKKLDRAGGTYKWYYFGPMFRYERPQKGRLREFHQFGCEVFGIDNVYEDANIIMLIKDILDFFEINFTLKLNSLGCNDCMPKYKENLVKELTSFQEELCEDCTRRILTNPIRVLDCKNEKCQSLLKNSPKITDNLCNSCNNDFKKLKEILSFNNISYEIDSNLVRGLDYYNKTAFEFISTEIGAQSAIAGGGRYDRLVEYLGGRSTAGIGFAIGIERLLELIVKKEEKDDSIYIGVLDENSLNSAFKLVNKKRKECKTYFDYNPRAFAKHFANAEKQGCNIVALIGENELKNNQVFVKNIETKEEKNINIEEF from the coding sequence ATGACTAAAACAATTCAAAGCCTAAGAGGAATGAAAGATATTGTAAATGATGAGAGTAAATTATTTACATATTTTATTGAAAATGCTTCAAAAATAGCACAAAAATATGGTTTTTCATATATTGAAACTCCACTTTTAGAAGAGACTGCACTTTTTAGAAGAAGTGTTGGAGAGAGTAGTGATATTGTAAATAAAGAGATGTATCAATTTATAGATAAAGGTCAAAATGATGTTTGCTTAAGACCTGAAGGAACAGCTGGAGTTGTAAGACATTTTGTAGAAAAAAAGCTTGATCGTGCTGGTGGAACTTATAAATGGTACTACTTTGGACCTATGTTTAGATATGAAAGACCTCAAAAAGGAAGATTAAGAGAGTTTCACCAATTTGGTTGTGAAGTTTTTGGAATAGATAATGTTTATGAAGATGCAAATATTATAATGCTTATAAAAGATATTTTGGATTTCTTTGAAATAAACTTTACACTAAAACTAAACTCTCTTGGATGTAATGATTGTATGCCAAAATATAAAGAAAATTTAGTTAAAGAGCTTACAAGTTTTCAAGAAGAGCTTTGCGAAGATTGTACTAGAAGAATATTGACAAATCCTATTAGAGTTTTAGATTGTAAAAATGAAAAATGTCAATCTTTACTAAAGAACTCTCCAAAAATTACAGATAATCTTTGTAATTCTTGCAATAATGATTTTAAAAAATTAAAAGAGATTTTGAGTTTTAACAATATCTCTTATGAAATTGATTCAAATCTTGTAAGAGGTCTTGATTATTATAATAAAACAGCTTTTGAGTTTATTAGCACTGAAATTGGTGCTCAAAGTGCAATAGCTGGTGGTGGAAGATATGATAGGTTGGTTGAATATTTAGGTGGAAGAAGCACTGCTGGAATTGGTTTTGCTATTGGAATAGAAAGACTTTTAGAACTAATTGTAAAAAAAGAAGAAAAAGATGACTCTATTTATATTGGAGTTTTAGATGAAAACTCTTTAAATAGTGCTTTTAAACTTGTAAATAAAAAAAGAAAAGAGTGTAAAACTTATTTTGATTATAATCCAAGAGCTTTTGCTAAACATTTTGCAAATGCAGAGAAGCAAGGATGTAATATTGTTGCACTTATTGGAGAAAATGAGTTAAAAAATAATCAAGTTTTTGTAAAGAATATAGAAACAAAAGAAGAAAAAAATATTAATATAGAGGAATTTTAA
- the tmk gene encoding dTMP kinase, giving the protein MYVVLEGIDTAGKSTQLEILKSKFKEAVFTKEPGGTKLGIKLREMILSGEAQSSKAEMFMFLADRAEHTEEIILKNKDNLIISDRSFISGIAYALNEDMEKLIELNRFATSNNFPNKVILLELTKNELEKRLSKKENDSIEKRGSDYLLSIQDRLKQTILKLKIDYIFIDASDSIENIAQKIEDFIND; this is encoded by the coding sequence ATGTATGTAGTTCTTGAAGGTATTGATACAGCTGGAAAATCAACTCAACTTGAAATTTTAAAATCAAAATTTAAAGAAGCAGTTTTTACAAAAGAACCAGGTGGAACAAAACTTGGGATAAAACTAAGAGAGATGATTTTAAGTGGAGAAGCACAAAGTAGCAAAGCAGAGATGTTTATGTTTTTAGCTGATAGAGCTGAACATACAGAAGAGATTATTTTAAAAAATAAAGATAATCTAATAATAAGTGATCGTTCTTTTATATCTGGAATTGCTTATGCTTTAAATGAAGATATGGAAAAACTAATCGAACTTAATCGTTTTGCTACTTCAAATAATTTTCCAAATAAAGTAATTTTGCTTGAACTTACTAAAAATGAGTTAGAAAAAAGATTAAGCAAAAAAGAGAATGATAGTATAGAAAAAAGAGGAAGTGATTATCTTTTGTCTATTCAAGATAGATTAAAACAGACTATTTTAAAACTAAAAATAGATTATATTTTTATAGATGCAAGTGATTCTATAGAGAATATTGCACAAAAAATTGAGGATTTTATAAATGACTAA
- the coaD gene encoding pantetheine-phosphate adenylyltransferase has product MQKDIYNYSGSYKKAIYSGTFDPITIGHLDIIKRASNIFEEVIISVAKSELKKPMYDHDKRVEFVKAATRNMENVKVIGFDTLLVDLAKDLKINTIIRGLRAVSDFEFELQMGYANSSLNKNLETVYLMPTLEHAFVSSTIVREIIRFEGKFDHLVPKEVIECM; this is encoded by the coding sequence GTGCAAAAAGATATTTACAACTATTCAGGTTCGTATAAAAAAGCAATTTATAGTGGTACTTTTGATCCAATTACTATTGGTCATTTAGATATTATAAAAAGGGCCTCAAATATATTTGAGGAAGTTATTATAAGTGTTGCTAAAAGTGAATTAAAAAAACCTATGTATGATCATGATAAAAGAGTAGAGTTTGTAAAAGCAGCTACAAGAAATATGGAAAATGTAAAAGTAATTGGTTTTGATACTTTACTTGTGGATTTAGCAAAAGATTTAAAAATCAATACAATTATAAGAGGTCTTAGAGCTGTTAGTGATTTTGAATTTGAACTTCAAATGGGATATGCAAACTCTTCACTGAACAAAAATCTTGAAACAGTTTATTTAATGCCAACTTTAGAACATGCTTTTGTGAGTTCTACAATAGTTAGAGAAATAATAAGATTTGAAGGTAAATTTGACCATCTTGTACCAAAAGAGGTTATAGAATGTATGTAG
- a CDS encoding UbiX family flavin prenyltransferase, producing the protein MKLTVAVSGASGASLALKFINQIPKDIELFLVFSKSSKKALKLENGIKIKDMFKNRENITIFKDKNIGASIASGSFKVDKMIILPCSQNTLAKCAVGIADSLITRAFSVMLKENREIVLSPRELPFNSISLENMLKLSKLGVTIAPPILGYYSSQQKLEDMENFLIGKWMDLLKIENNLYKRWK; encoded by the coding sequence TTGAAATTAACAGTTGCAGTTAGTGGAGCTAGTGGAGCTTCTTTAGCTTTAAAATTTATTAATCAAATTCCAAAAGATATTGAGCTATTTTTAGTCTTTTCAAAAAGCTCAAAAAAAGCTTTAAAACTTGAAAATGGAATAAAGATAAAAGATATGTTTAAAAATAGAGAAAACATTACTATTTTTAAAGATAAAAATATTGGTGCGAGTATTGCTTCTGGTTCTTTTAAGGTTGATAAGATGATTATTCTTCCTTGTAGCCAAAATACTTTAGCAAAGTGTGCGGTTGGAATTGCTGATAGTTTAATAACAAGAGCATTTTCTGTAATGTTAAAAGAGAATAGAGAGATAGTTTTATCTCCTAGAGAGCTTCCTTTTAACTCTATATCTTTAGAAAATATGCTAAAACTTTCAAAACTTGGAGTTACAATAGCTCCTCCAATTTTGGGATATTATAGCTCTCAACAAAAATTAGAAGATATGGAAAATTTCCTAATAGGAAAATGGATGGATCTATTAAAGATTGAAAATAACTTATACAAAAGGTGGAAATAG